The following coding sequences are from one Prochlorococcus sp. MIT 1314 window:
- the psbC gene encoding photosystem II reaction center protein CP43 produces the protein METPFNNLLRAPNQSIEETGYAWYVGNARLINLSGRLLGAHIAHAGLIVFWAGAMMLYEVNHFTFDKPMWEQALICMPHVAMFGYGIGPGGEVTDIMPFFQVGVVHLIASAVLGFGGIYHSLAGPEKLEQDFPFFSTDWRDKNQMTNILGYHLIVLGVGALAWSVNWCFIGGAYDTWAPGGGEVRLINPTLDPRVIFGYLFRSPWGGAGSLIGVNSIEDIVGGHVYVGVIEILGGIFHIFTKPFGWARRAFIWNGEGLLSYALGGICVASFIASTFIWFNNTAYPSEFYGPTNAEASQAQSFTFLVRDQRIGANVGTTMGPTGLGKYLMRSPTGEIIFGGETMRFWDFRGPWLEPLRGPNGLSLEKIQNDIQPWQVRRAAEYMTHAPNASINSVGGIITEPNAVNFVNLRQWLAAAQFFLGWFTFIGHLWHAGRARAAAAGFEKGIDRKSEPALEMPDLD, from the coding sequence GTGGAAACGCCCTTTAATAATTTATTAAGAGCTCCAAACCAAAGTATTGAAGAGACTGGTTATGCCTGGTATGTAGGTAACGCTAGACTAATCAATTTATCTGGACGTTTATTAGGAGCTCACATCGCTCACGCTGGACTTATAGTGTTCTGGGCCGGAGCAATGATGCTTTATGAGGTTAATCATTTTACTTTTGATAAACCAATGTGGGAGCAAGCCCTAATCTGCATGCCACATGTAGCTATGTTTGGCTACGGAATAGGTCCTGGTGGTGAAGTTACTGATATCATGCCATTTTTCCAAGTAGGTGTGGTTCATTTAATAGCTTCTGCAGTTCTTGGATTCGGTGGAATCTACCACTCATTAGCTGGTCCAGAAAAGCTTGAGCAAGACTTCCCTTTCTTCTCTACTGATTGGAGAGACAAAAATCAGATGACCAACATTCTTGGATATCATCTGATAGTTCTAGGTGTAGGTGCATTAGCTTGGTCAGTAAACTGGTGTTTTATTGGCGGTGCATATGATACTTGGGCACCTGGTGGTGGAGAAGTCCGACTTATTAATCCGACACTAGATCCAAGAGTAATTTTTGGTTATCTATTTAGATCTCCATGGGGAGGTGCTGGTTCTCTAATCGGTGTTAACTCAATAGAAGATATAGTTGGTGGCCACGTTTATGTTGGTGTAATTGAAATACTTGGAGGTATATTCCACATCTTTACAAAACCATTTGGATGGGCAAGAAGAGCATTCATTTGGAACGGTGAAGGATTATTAAGTTATGCACTTGGTGGTATTTGTGTAGCAAGTTTTATTGCATCCACATTCATCTGGTTTAACAATACTGCTTACCCATCAGAATTCTACGGCCCCACAAATGCCGAAGCTTCACAGGCCCAAAGCTTTACTTTCCTTGTGAGAGATCAAAGAATTGGAGCTAACGTAGGTACCACTATGGGACCAACAGGACTTGGTAAGTATCTCATGAGATCTCCTACAGGTGAAATTATATTTGGTGGTGAAACAATGAGATTTTGGGACTTCAGAGGACCATGGTTAGAGCCTCTAAGAGGACCTAATGGATTGAGTCTTGAGAAAATCCAAAATGATATTCAGCCTTGGCAAGTTAGAAGAGCCGCTGAATATATGACTCATGCCCCTAACGCTTCTATCAACTCAGTTGGTGGAATCATTACAGAGCCTAATGCCGTTAACTTCGTTAATCTAAGACAATGGTTAGCTGCAGCTCAATTCTTCCTAGGATGGTTTACATTCATCGGTCACCTTTGGCATGCTGGACGTGCTAGAGCAGCCGCTGCTGGTTTCGAAAAAGGAATCGACAGAAAGAGTGAACCAGCTCTAGAAATGCCTGATTTAGATTAA
- a CDS encoding nucleoside triphosphate pyrophosphatase has translation MLILASASQSRKKLLENCQIEFIQISSNFDENSIKEKNIFNLALELSFQKAKSLSENIQNTSLPNEFDYGPLEILGCDSIFEFKGEAYGKPSDKEEAFIRWQKMSGEFGFLHTGHTLIIGNFDATSKIFKITEIIKKTVSSRVYFSKLEDGEIKSYVDTNEPLNCAGGFALEGIGGKYIEKIEGCFSNVMGLSLPWLRENLYK, from the coding sequence GTGTTAATTCTAGCCTCTGCTTCTCAATCTAGAAAGAAATTACTTGAAAATTGTCAGATTGAATTTATTCAAATCTCAAGTAACTTTGATGAGAATTCAATAAAAGAAAAGAATATATTTAATTTAGCTTTAGAATTATCTTTTCAAAAGGCTAAGAGTCTATCTGAAAATATTCAAAACACATCATTGCCCAACGAATTCGATTATGGTCCTTTAGAAATACTTGGTTGTGATTCAATTTTTGAATTTAAAGGAGAAGCTTATGGAAAACCCTCTGATAAAGAAGAGGCATTTATAAGATGGCAAAAAATGTCTGGAGAATTTGGATTCTTACATACTGGGCATACGCTAATAATTGGAAATTTTGATGCAACTTCCAAAATTTTTAAAATCACTGAAATAATAAAAAAAACAGTTAGTTCGAGAGTTTATTTTTCTAAGTTGGAAGATGGGGAAATCAAAAGTTATGTAGATACAAATGAACCTTTAAATTGCGCGGGAGGATTTGCCTTGGAGGGTATAGGCGGTAAATATATAGAAAAAATAGAGGGTTGTTTCAGTAATGTGATGGGGTTAAGTTTGCCATGGCTTAGAGAGAATTTATATAAATAA
- a CDS encoding cobyric acid synthase, with the protein MDLEAKLHEIKKPIMVLGTSSGAGKSLTVTAICRILKNSGEEPIPFKGQNMSNNAWVDWEGGEMAYSQALQAFACGINPSSEMNPILLKPQGNSISEVIHLGKSIGTTTAKNYYEDWFNRGWEVIKKSLKSIYKQNPDCRLIIEGAGSPVEMNLIHRDLTNLRVAKYLNANCILVTDIERGGVFAQIIGTLELMKPEEKELIKGIIINRFRGDLSLFTEGKKWIESKTKIPVIGIIPWLNDTFPPEDSLDLLKNKSRYRNPEIKVGIIKLPSISNFSDFDPLENEKSILIEWVQESQNLNKFDFIILPGSKQTIKDQIFLEDCGLSQDIKEYSNNMGNIIGICGGLQMLGTTLEDPFFKEGSKSYSEQKIKGIGLLPIRTTFSEEKLTRQISSESLWPCLAKINGFEIHHGKTEIDNTQNSLDINPIFKDFNLGWYKENKEGGTISGTYIHGIFENDNWRDQYINLIRKKRKLPALEKITSSYKVKRESIIENLANEFDKHLNLSSLLN; encoded by the coding sequence ATGGACTTAGAAGCAAAATTACATGAAATAAAGAAACCAATAATGGTTCTAGGCACTTCTAGTGGAGCAGGAAAGTCTTTAACTGTTACTGCTATTTGCAGGATTCTTAAAAATTCAGGAGAAGAACCGATACCTTTTAAAGGACAAAATATGAGTAACAATGCTTGGGTTGATTGGGAAGGTGGCGAGATGGCATATTCACAAGCACTTCAAGCTTTCGCTTGTGGCATTAATCCTTCTTCAGAGATGAATCCCATTTTATTAAAACCACAAGGCAATTCAATAAGTGAGGTTATTCACCTTGGCAAAAGCATAGGAACCACAACCGCTAAAAATTACTACGAAGACTGGTTTAATCGAGGATGGGAAGTAATTAAAAAAAGTTTAAAGTCTATCTATAAACAAAATCCAGATTGTCGTTTAATTATCGAAGGAGCTGGTAGTCCAGTAGAAATGAATTTAATTCATAGAGATCTCACTAATTTAAGAGTTGCAAAGTACTTAAATGCAAATTGCATACTGGTTACTGATATTGAAAGAGGGGGAGTATTTGCACAAATAATCGGAACCCTTGAATTAATGAAACCTGAAGAAAAAGAACTTATTAAGGGAATAATTATAAATAGATTCAGAGGGGACCTTTCATTATTTACAGAAGGGAAAAAATGGATAGAAAGTAAAACTAAAATTCCCGTTATTGGAATTATTCCATGGCTAAATGATACATTTCCCCCAGAAGATTCACTAGATCTATTAAAAAACAAATCTCGTTACAGAAATCCTGAGATAAAAGTAGGAATTATAAAATTACCATCCATAAGCAATTTTTCAGATTTTGATCCATTGGAAAATGAAAAATCAATATTAATTGAATGGGTACAAGAATCCCAAAACTTAAATAAGTTCGATTTTATTATCCTTCCTGGAAGTAAACAAACTATTAAAGATCAAATTTTTCTTGAAGATTGTGGTTTATCTCAAGATATAAAGGAATACTCAAATAATATGGGGAATATTATTGGCATTTGTGGAGGTTTGCAAATGTTAGGTACAACACTTGAAGATCCTTTTTTTAAAGAGGGATCGAAAAGTTATTCAGAACAAAAAATTAAAGGCATTGGATTACTACCAATAAGGACCACTTTCTCTGAAGAAAAATTAACGAGACAAATCAGCTCTGAATCTTTGTGGCCATGCCTAGCAAAAATAAATGGATTTGAAATTCATCATGGCAAGACCGAAATTGATAACACACAAAACTCATTAGATATTAATCCTATCTTCAAAGACTTTAATCTAGGTTGGTACAAAGAAAATAAAGAAGGCGGGACTATTTCAGGTACATACATTCATGGGATCTTTGAAAATGATAATTGGAGAGATCAATATATCAATTTAATAAGAAAGAAGAGAAAATTGCCCGCATTAGAAAAAATAACAAGCTCTTATAAAGTTAAGAGAGAATCAATAATTGAAAATCTCGCAAATGAATTTGATAAGCATTTAAATCTCTCATCATTATTAAATTGA
- a CDS encoding 2Fe-2S iron-sulfur cluster binding domain-containing protein, which produces MKTSKIKIIWPNNIETYVSEGEDWFSTAEKAGLKIPTGCLTGSCGACEIDVNGETVRACISDIKSNKKSILKVTLTTDPFWET; this is translated from the coding sequence TTGAAAACCTCAAAAATTAAAATCATTTGGCCAAATAATATTGAAACATATGTTTCTGAAGGAGAAGATTGGTTCTCTACCGCAGAAAAAGCAGGTTTAAAAATTCCAACTGGATGCCTAACAGGAAGTTGTGGAGCCTGTGAAATAGATGTGAATGGAGAAACGGTAAGGGCTTGTATAAGTGATATTAAAAGTAATAAAAAATCTATATTAAAAGTTACTCTAACTACAGACCCATTTTGGGAAACCTAA